From the genome of Cynocephalus volans isolate mCynVol1 chromosome 15, mCynVol1.pri, whole genome shotgun sequence:
TGGAGCACTAcagagttttgtgtttttttatttttttggagggtTGGCTGGAATACTTCACAGTTTTCAAAGCCATTTTATTATCTGATATTCACCACGATCCATTTTGGTGGGTCGTTATCATTACTCCACTTactaggtgaggaaactgagactcagggtCGTTGGCTACGGGCACATCGGCAGAGCTGAAATTCAAAGCTGGGGCTCCTGCCCCACAGCTGCAGCCACGCCAGCTGTCTTGCTGCCTGCTGTTCTCCCCGCCTACAGCCTTTGTCGACAACCTGCCCCTTTGTCAGACTTGGATTATAACCTTGCGGGGGGCAGGAGGGGGGTGTCCAGGGCTGTATCTCCTGAGCCATGCATTTTTCAGTCCCTCTTCTGAAGGGTGCATAGGACATGTGACAGCTGCTGGCTGCACACTTGTTTGCTGCACACACAGCATGCATACTACAAACGCAGTGCCTTCAGGAGCAGTGATCTGTGTTTTGCCCTGTCCCCTGCAATGTTAAACCTCCTCAGGCCTGCAACAGCTGGCCCAGTGACCTCTGGTGGGGTGTGACTAGCAGTGACCACTGGTTGGCAGTGTGTTCTCATGcctgagaccagaaaagccaCCAAGGGCTGAGAAACCTGGGGATTAGGGCAGAAGGAGGAACCTCAGCCGGGATGCCCAGAAAGGTTGCAAGACCTGATCTCCTGGAAGACTTTACATGGCAGGgcttctctgtgtgtgtacatgtgtgtggatgtgtgcatCCGTGCACGTGTGCACAAACACACCTGTTGCAACCCAGGGGCCAAGGGCAAGTGCTGAAGTGCAGCTGAGTATGGGGTGGGGTATGCCAGAGggacagaaatataaaggaacCAGGGAAGCCAGCACAATGTGGATGGAAGTTTGGAGAAGAGGGCTATAGAGGCAAGGGGTGAGGGCTTTTTGGAGCTTCAGAAAAATGATTGCCCAGGAGAGACAGAGCAAGAGAGAccaaggaagaaacagaaagagaaaaggggaagatGAGGGAGATTGGTTGTGGAAAGTAGGTTATGAGGCTGGGGTCGGAGAAGGGAGCccccagaggctggggagagacAGGAGCCTTCACTGGGTAAGAAAGAGCCAGACTCAGGCTTTCTGCTGACAGGGAGTTTATTTGGACTGAGCTGCTGAGATCTGTGGTCACCTCAGCTCTGGCTCAGAGCTTTTCTGGCTTCTGCTCCTCCGGCCCCagctccagctcctgctctggctcaggctcCTCCAGCTCTAGCTCCTCCAGCTCCGGGTCCAGTGCTGATTCTTGCTCCAGCTCCTCTAGCTTGCTCTGAGCCTGAGGAGGGTAAACCCTATGCTCTAAGGCAGAAAATCTAATTGGTCACCACTGtaaaaagagatggagagagagagatggagggtgggaggggaaggatgaaaagaaaaagaataggaagGAGTTTGAGTCCTATTTTTTCCCAGCCCCCCCTCAGCCCTCTCCATCTGGTTCCAGGCCTTCTCTTAGCCCTTTCCAGCCTCCCCAGGCATGGGGGGCCCCTAAAGTGCAGAGGATTATGAAAAGGTGGGCTCTGAAGGCAAGTTCACGGTCTACTTTGGTCATCCTCCCTGAGGAAAGGGAACCAGCACTCTGAGGGTAGAGGAGAGGGAAGCCAGTGGGGTGGGGGCACATCCCAAGCTCACCCGTCTTCTCCAAAGGTGAAAGCCAAAGGCTCCAGTCACCAAAAGGAGCAGTGAGACAATAGCAAGGATGAGAACGGCAGGGAGATGGCCTGCTTTGCAGGTACCTGGTGCTCTCCCAGAGCATTGGGCACCTGTGGAGAATGTACAGGATTAGGCATAGGGTCAGGGCTGAAAAGGAAATCTTGCCATTCATTCATACTTGACAGATgcagtgaggctcagagaatgtAAGGTACTTGTCCAGGGTCATTCAGCTAATTAGTGGCAGAAGTGGGTCAGGCCTAGACAAGAGTTTGGGGTCAGGCCCCTACCTGGAAAGAAAAGAGCCAGGATTGGGGGCAGCAAGAGATGGTCTGAAAGGGGGATCAAAACGATCACTCTGGAGTTGGGGCCATGGCATTTTGGGGCCTCAGACCTTGGCTAGACAGCTCTGTAGAGTACACCACTGCTCCAAGAAGCCTCTCTCCCTGGTACAGCTGGCATTGCTAGGGTTGGGAAAGTAGCCTGTCCTCTTGCATCTCCAGCCAGGGTCCTGGGGAACTTCTCCAGGGCCAGTTGTCCAGGACACTCCACCACAAAGCGCTTTTGTCCAGATGCTGGAGTTACCTCCTAAAGCAGCCTCCCCAGAAAGCCTGGTAACCCAAAGGATTTGGGAGTCACTGAAAAAATTAAGAGGGAAGAGATCTTTTAGGGTCCCAACCCCCTTACTTAATGCTACAGGTTTGATCCTAAATCTCAATCATCCCACACCCACCTGGGTTCTGACTGAGTGAGGTTGTGGGGAGGAGATTAGGGGTTATGGCCAAATTAATGTCATTAAGACAATGCTCTGCTCAGAAACTTCCCTGCTCAAAAACTTTCCAGTCTCCCTATTGCCCTCAGGACATTGTTCAAACTGGCCCTGAAGGAACACATAAGACATACTATTCCATATTCTTTTATATTACTTTCTACTTAAGTGCTCAGGACCCTCACTGTCAGGTGAGTTGGCCCCCAATATACCTTGCAATGTTCCCTCTTCTGTGACTTGGCTCACATCAGTGCTCCCTGCATGTGGTGCCCTGAATGAACTTTATCCCCTTCTGGATGTTTAGAGAACAGTGACCTGACCCTTTAATCTAGAGACAGAGCATTCTCAAAGATGTAGAGCGAGAGACAAGGTAGCTAGGAGGAGACAAGTGGCAAAAGGGCCTGGCTCTGACTGAGCACGGCACATAGGAGAGTGAAGATCTGGTGACACAGACACTGGAGTTTAGACCCTGAGTCTGGCACTTCCCAGCTTTGTGACTTTGAGAaaattctttttctataaaatagggGTAACAATGTCTCTCCCATAGAGTTGTACATGAAAGTTGGCCCTCAAGAAGACATTGGACAGAAAGAATTGGTGGGCTGGCATGACCGACTGGATGTGGAGGAAGCAGGAGGCCAGGTTTCAGGATGAGTGGGGTACCAGTGGAGTTAATGACAGGCTGCATTAGTAAGAAGACTAGTGTGAGGAAAAGATGGGGTTAGGTGAGGCTGCGTGGCAGAGATATCCAGAAATCAGGTGGAAATTCAGGATTGGCCCTCGGATGTATTATTTGTTAGCTtactcatgtattcattcaaccaatatacATTATTAAGCACCTTCTATGTGGTGCTGCTTGTATTGGCCACAGGTTAAGTACCGTAGCTATAGCTGATCTGTCATGGCTGATGGTTATAACTGATCAACATattctgagggttttttttttttttttttttttttctgtttgctttataCTGTCTTGGAAAACccttgttcagtaaatatttgctaaccAAGGGACTGATTTATTAACTCCTCCCAAATCCAGGCCACTTTCTGCAACTTTAACCCAAGCCCTATCCCCAAAGTGGACAAGGATTCTAGAAATATATTCCACCTGTTTTGAACCATTCAAACTCTTGCCACCTCTCTTCTAACTTCTCATACCCTCCCACCAATTCAGAGCAGGGGAGTCCCTTAGAGAACATTGGAATGTTTATCTTGTGGCTGAAGTGGACATTTTCAGTTTGGCTTCTTTATAATGGGGGTGAGAAAAAAGTAGGCCATAATGGGCAGCCTCTGGAATTTGTACCCAGTGGCCTGGCATCATGGGCAGAATTTGCCCAGCCAGCCCTCCCTGTCCTTGCTCCCCTGGGATGGGAGCTACTCCTTTTCCTCCTGGGGCTGACCTGTGATGACTGCCAAAGTGACAGTGGCACTGAGCTGTTGCCCCTGCAGATGGATGTGGCAGGTATAGGTCCTAGCCTGGGCCTGGCTTACAGCCTCTAGTTGAAAGATAAAGTTGCCATTGTCTCTGGACACGAGGAAGTTAGGGCCTACCCCAGGAGGGGTCCACTTGGCAGTGAGGGAAGATGGGtccctgtggaatatactaaaaagcatatgtactttacagggcctggttttccaatgccttgcagtttcaaatattgatcttgcagaggactggaaatttccctcaggctataagtccctgttgcaagataagaattgtggcacagcaggttgctggctcaaagacagactagttactgattgttatgtaaagatactgagaattgctataggaaggaatgtttgctaagatcaaactgttgttgataggaccacttaattgccttactggaatgtcatctggcttgtttcactgaatgttaccagcctatactgttaaactataaccccacctttgttttcttcctgtaacttcctggtctggaaaataaatgcaggaagagaaccccaattcggtgttaatttcccaaggaagggatggctctcacTTGAGCATCCCAAGGGGAGATTAagcactttggggcctctcactgctcagtagagatgggctttgagtaatcctttgcatctccgtcacccaggggaagtgggttgacaaatccgtgggaggcaaagcaacgcaaagcaacaggTCCCTACACCAGGAGGCAGGTGACAGGGCAGCTCCACCCTGGAACCTACTGCAGTGCACACTGTCAGTGGGGTTGGGGACTCCAGACCTGGAGATAAAAGGGAACCCAAAGTCAAAGCTGTGGGGGGGCCACAGCGGGGGAgtgctggcactgcagggagggaggcagcagAGTGAAGGAGGTGGTCCACCTCAGAAGAGCCCTAAGGAGGAGAATGAGGTGGATGAACTGAGGACACTCAGAAACCCAGAAAGTGGGCTGGGCTGGCAGGAGACCAGAGGCTGGCAAGTGAGGCTGGATGGCCAAGGGTAAGCAAGAAGGGGAGAAGGCAGCTGAAAGGCTGCCAGAAGGGGGTTGGACAGGTGACAGGGAGACCCAGAGCAATCACAGGCAGCAATAGCTGCAAGAACCTGGTTTGGGGACCTGGTtcagggtgggtggggggcagggcaggaagggGTTGTGGTCAAGTGTGAATGCAGACTGGGTGAGTTACCCAGAACAGTGAGGTTGTACATGATGGAGACATTGAAGCCATCTCTGTAGGTGAGGACACAGCCCCAGGGCCCAGAGTCTGAGGGGCTGACTTCAGATGGGAAGAGGAAGTTATTGGTCAAGTGGTGATGGGGGGACTCCTGGACAGGGACTTGGCCCTGGCCCGGGAACCAGTGCACAGAAGTTGGGTGATCAGGCCAGCTGAAGGAGCAATTCAAAATGACCCAGTCAGAGGTCCTGAGAGACCCTGAGGGGCTGGCAGTCACTgtacaaagagaaagaagacttgATCAGCCCCACCGGAAACACTTTCCCAACACAGCAGATCAGCCCATTGGAAGCTCCTGGAAACAGGGTCCTTGCTTCAGATTTCTCTTCTCCAACCCCACCCTGCTCCCctcagctcagtgcctggcacctggagATTCTTAAAGTAAGTCCCCCCAAATCACTTTGCCCTGTCTCCTGCCTCGTGTTTACTTGGCATCGTCCACCTTTCCCATTCACCACTCCTTGCCTGAGGATCCCCACGAAGCCCATCCCCTGAGCtacagaagtctgaaatgaatcACTCCAGCCCCACACTCTTTCCCCGTCCCCCAAGAAGACGTGCGTCCCCACCTCCACCAGGGCACTCCCGctgtgggtgggggaaggggaactCGAGGGGTGATTCAGTCTCTCCATACGGCCCTCCCCCCACACACGTGTTCTCTGGGGGCAACTTCCGTTCTGCAATCCGactccccagccccttcctctatccttctggaggctctcagGCAGGGCCTGGAGTGCCCCTGTGCCCCAGCCCTTCCTGCTCACGGGCGGCGGTGTATGGggggccctcctcccagcccctctctcctcGTCCCGCTCCCACCTACTGGAGGGCGCGGTCGCCGAGGGGCACTGAGGCGCGGTACTCGCCGGCGTCGGTGCGCCGAGCTGGGCACAGCTACAGCGAGAAGTCCCCGTGCTGGAGGCCGCGTTCCTCCAGCTGCATGCGGGGCGGCAGGGGCAGCCTCCCGCTGCACAGGCCTCCGGGAGCCACGCTCAGCACGTGTAGCAGCAGGCGGAAGGCGCCACCGGGTGGAGGCCAGGGGCCAGGCCGAGCGGGTGGGCCGctgggagggagaaagaatggaATCGAGAAATTCGAGGGGTAAGAAGGCTGGAGAGGATGCAGTCCACCCACCCTGTGAGGATGAGGAAGCCCACCCCAAGATAACTCTTGGCCACCAGCGGTCCCCACCCTGTCCCCCCTTCCCACTgggcctccctcctcctccattgtcttttcatggctgataactcatttcttgttattgctgaataatgttccattttaTGGGTATattacagtttgtttattcatttaaggACATCATGGTTACTACCAAGTTTTgggaattatgaataaagctgctatgaacatctgcgtgcaggtttttgtgtggacataagttatGTAcccttttgggtaaataccaaggaatgaTACCAATTGCATATTGCTGGATGGTACAgtaagactatgtttagcttaataagaaattgccaaactgtcttccaaaatggctgtaccattttgcattcccaccagcaatgaataaaagTCCTGTTGCttcacagcctcaccagcatttggtgtcatcagtgtttttggattttagccattctaatacaATTTAATTACAATTCCATAATGAcacgatgttgagcatcttttcatatgcttatttgccatctgtatatcttctttggtaaggtatctgttcagatcttttgcccatgttgtttgttttcttactgttttaaaagttctttgtatattttggatacaagtcctttatcagataagtgttttgtaaatattttctcccagtttgcagtttgtcttttcattgtcttaAAGGTGTCTTTGACAGagtagaagttttaaattttaatgaaatgcaatttatcaattttttctcttatagATAGTGCTTTTGGTGTAGCTAAAaattatcaccaaacccaaggttaCTTAGACTTTCTCCTacgttatcttctaggagttttacagttttatattttacatttagatctatggtCCGTTTTTAGTTAATTCTCATAAAAGGTATACGGTGtgtgtaggattttttttttttttcatttggatgtCTGTTTCAGACCATTTGTTGAGAAGAAtatcctttctccattaaattgcctttgttcctttctcAAAGATTAGTTGCCTGTATTTGTATGGGTCTATAGCTGGACtcaattttgttccattgatgtatttgtctattctttGTCTGTACCACACTGCTTGATTGGGTAGTGTCAGTCAACTTTGTTCGCCTTCAACATTacgttggctattctgggtccttcGCCTTTCTATACAAGCtgtagaatcagtttgtcaatatccacaaaataacgtGCTGGAATTTTCAttggaattgcactgaatctgtagacaaAGTTGGGAAGAAGTagcattttgacaatattgagtattcctgtccataaaaatggaatatctctctatttagattttttatttttttcatcagagatttctagttttcctcatatagatcttgtacatattttgttagttttacacctatttaattattttggtgcTAATATAAATT
Proteins encoded in this window:
- the LOC134363659 gene encoding LOW QUALITY PROTEIN: lymphocyte activation gene 3 protein-like (The sequence of the model RefSeq protein was modified relative to this genomic sequence to represent the inferred CDS: substituted 1 base at 1 genomic stop codon) — its product is MERLNHPSSSPSPTHSGSALVEVGTHVFLGDGERVWGWSDSFQTSVAQGMGFVGILRQGVVNGKGGRCQVNTRQETGQMTASPSGSLRTSDWVILNCSFSWPDHPTSVHWFPGQGQVPVQESPHHHLTNNFLFPSEVSPSDSGPWGCVLTYRDGFNVSIMYNLTVLGLESPTPLTVCTAVGSRVELPCHLPPGVGTCCFADPSSLTAKWTPPGVGPNFLVSRDNGNFIFQLEAVSQAQARTYTCHIHLQGQQLSATVTLAVITGAQCSGRAPGTCKAGHLPAVLILAIVSLLLLVTGAFGFHLWRRRWXPIRFSALEHRVYPPQAQSKLEELEQESALDPELEELELEEPEPEQELELGPEEQKPEKL